Proteins encoded in a region of the Sphingomonas japonica genome:
- a CDS encoding RecQ family ATP-dependent DNA helicase, producing the protein MRDPLEILRTTFGFSGFRGVQADVVDRVLAGQHTLAVMPTGAGKSLTYQLPSQLLEGTCLVISPLIALMHDQLRAAEAVGIRAATLTSVDSNRDETIERFRGGALDLLYVAPERASGEGFRTLLSQAPLALFAIDEAHCVSEWGHDFRPDYRLLRPLLDRFPDVPRLALTATADAHTRADICEQLGIPRDGMIVAGFDRPNIRYAISPRDQTTRQIADLMADQPGPGIVYAQTRAATEKLAEALGRTGRPTRAYHAGLDPAVRARNQADFVASEDMVICATVAFGMGIDKPDVRFVAHAGLPKSIEAYYQETGRAGRDGDPAVAHLFWGADDFARARQRIAEVEPARQPGERTRLTALAALVETAGCRRAILLRHFGEDPPEACGNCDNCLNAPAAVDATVVAQKYLSAVFRTGQMFGAGYVEAVLTGQSSERSLMNGHETLSVWNIAEDEEAALIKPVGRALLLRDALRANAHGGLEFGPGARGLLKGGETLRLVVPPKRERRRRGGGNAALNPNGDPLFEALRNKRRELAQDGNVPPYVIFHDSVLRDMAALRPDSRQALGAITGVGTRKLEAYGDAFLAVIAQAG; encoded by the coding sequence ATGCGCGATCCGCTCGAAATCCTCCGCACCACCTTCGGCTTTTCCGGCTTTCGCGGGGTGCAGGCCGACGTCGTCGACCGCGTGCTCGCCGGGCAGCACACGCTGGCGGTGATGCCGACCGGCGCAGGAAAGTCGCTGACCTACCAGCTTCCCAGCCAACTGCTGGAAGGAACCTGCCTGGTCATCTCCCCTCTGATCGCGTTGATGCACGACCAGTTGCGCGCAGCCGAAGCGGTCGGCATTCGCGCGGCGACGCTGACCTCGGTCGACAGCAACCGGGATGAGACGATCGAGCGGTTTCGCGGCGGTGCGCTTGATCTTCTCTATGTCGCGCCCGAACGCGCTTCGGGGGAGGGCTTCCGCACCCTGCTGAGCCAGGCGCCGCTCGCGCTGTTCGCGATCGACGAGGCGCATTGCGTCAGCGAATGGGGGCATGATTTCCGCCCCGACTATCGCCTGCTCCGCCCGCTGCTCGATCGCTTTCCCGACGTGCCGCGGCTCGCGCTCACCGCGACCGCCGACGCGCATACCCGCGCCGACATCTGCGAACAGCTCGGTATTCCGCGCGACGGGATGATCGTCGCCGGGTTCGACCGGCCCAACATCCGCTATGCAATTTCGCCGCGCGACCAGACCACGCGGCAGATCGCGGACCTGATGGCCGATCAGCCCGGACCCGGCATCGTCTATGCCCAGACGCGCGCCGCGACCGAGAAGCTGGCCGAGGCGCTGGGCCGCACCGGCCGCCCGACGCGCGCCTATCATGCCGGACTCGACCCCGCGGTCCGCGCCCGCAATCAGGCCGATTTCGTCGCATCCGAGGATATGGTGATCTGCGCCACCGTGGCGTTCGGCATGGGCATCGACAAGCCCGATGTCCGCTTCGTGGCGCATGCCGGCCTGCCCAAGTCGATCGAGGCCTATTACCAGGAGACCGGCCGCGCCGGGCGCGATGGCGATCCGGCGGTCGCGCACCTGTTCTGGGGCGCCGACGATTTCGCACGCGCGCGCCAGCGCATCGCCGAGGTCGAACCCGCGCGACAGCCCGGCGAGCGTACCCGGTTGACCGCGCTGGCGGCGCTGGTCGAGACCGCCGGATGCCGCCGCGCGATCCTGCTGCGCCATTTCGGCGAGGATCCGCCCGAAGCGTGCGGCAATTGCGACAATTGCCTGAACGCGCCCGCCGCCGTCGACGCCACCGTGGTCGCGCAGAAATATCTCTCGGCGGTGTTCCGCACCGGCCAGATGTTCGGCGCGGGCTATGTCGAGGCGGTGCTGACCGGCCAGTCGAGCGAGCGCAGCCTGATGAACGGGCACGAGACCCTGTCGGTGTGGAACATCGCCGAGGACGAGGAGGCCGCGCTGATCAAGCCGGTCGGCCGAGCGCTGCTGCTGCGCGACGCGCTGCGCGCCAATGCGCATGGCGGGCTGGAGTTCGGCCCCGGCGCGCGCGGGTTGCTCAAGGGCGGCGAGACGTTGAGGCTCGTCGTGCCGCCCAAGCGCGAGCGGCGGCGGCGCGGCGGGGGCAATGCCGCGCTCAATCCAAACGGCGATCCGCTATTCGAGGCGCTGCGCAACAAGCGCCGGGAACTGGCACAGGACGGCAATGTCCCGCCCTATGTCATCTTCCACGATTCGGTACTGCGCGACATGGCGGCGCTGCGCCCCGACAGCCGCCAGGCGCTGGGCGCGATCACCGGCGTCGGCACGCGCAAGCTGGAGGCTTATGGCGACGCGTTTCTGGCGGTGATCGCGCAGGCAGGCTAA
- a CDS encoding sensor histidine kinase, with protein sequence MRKPDESAGAPLLERLPIAVDRPGLATIATLALVAAALVARFAADPLFPTGFPYVTFFPVVILASALFGARQGLLSGVLGGLLSWYFFIGAPDRFELGSGIATALGFYALVVGTDVLIIHWMQRANAKLAAERERSRALADTRELLFRELQHRVSNNLQVVAALLSLQKRQVGDAAARAALDEASRRMAVIGRISRQLYDPSGRARDVRSLLEPLCADVVDASGRKDVEVRVTCAADEELAPDAAIPMALIVAESVANAIEHGFAGRDGGRIEVELSRGADGGVVVEVRDDGHGVPDGFAIDQQASLGLRIAAMLAEQLRGSFALIGGAGTTARLVLPATS encoded by the coding sequence ATGCGGAAACCCGATGAAAGCGCAGGCGCGCCGCTGCTCGAACGGCTCCCGATCGCGGTCGATCGCCCGGGACTGGCGACGATCGCCACGCTCGCGCTCGTCGCGGCCGCGCTGGTTGCGCGATTCGCTGCCGATCCGCTGTTCCCCACCGGCTTTCCCTACGTAACCTTTTTCCCTGTGGTCATCCTCGCGTCGGCACTGTTCGGTGCGCGCCAGGGACTGCTGTCGGGCGTGCTCGGCGGTCTGCTGTCGTGGTATTTCTTCATCGGCGCGCCCGACCGCTTCGAACTCGGATCGGGTATCGCCACCGCGCTCGGCTTCTACGCGCTGGTGGTCGGCACCGACGTGCTGATCATCCACTGGATGCAGCGCGCCAATGCCAAGCTCGCCGCCGAACGCGAACGCAGCCGCGCGCTCGCCGATACGCGCGAGCTGTTGTTTCGCGAACTGCAGCACCGCGTATCGAACAATCTGCAGGTGGTTGCCGCCTTGCTCAGCCTCCAGAAGCGTCAGGTCGGCGATGCGGCTGCGCGCGCTGCGCTCGACGAGGCATCGCGGCGGATGGCGGTGATCGGGCGGATCAGCCGCCAGCTCTATGATCCGTCGGGCCGTGCGCGCGACGTACGCTCGCTACTCGAGCCGCTTTGCGCCGACGTCGTCGACGCCAGCGGGCGCAAGGACGTCGAGGTGCGCGTGACCTGCGCCGCCGATGAGGAGCTTGCTCCCGATGCGGCGATTCCGATGGCGCTGATCGTCGCCGAATCGGTCGCCAATGCCATCGAGCATGGGTTCGCAGGGCGCGATGGCGGCCGGATCGAGGTCGAACTGTCGCGGGGGGCCGATGGCGGTGTCGTGGTCGAGGTCCGCGACGATGGTCATGGCGTGCCGGACGGCTTCGCGATCGACCAGCAGGCGAGCCTGGGCCTGCGCATCGCCGCGATGCTGGCGGAACAACTGCGCGGTAGTTTCGCGTTGATCGGCGGGGCGGGGACGACGGCGAGGCTGGTGCTACCGGCGACCAGCTAG
- the rpsO gene encoding 30S ribosomal protein S15, with product MSITPERKEALITEHARQSGDTGSPEVQVAILTDRIVTLTEHFKTHAKDNHSRRGLLMMVNKRRSLLDYLKKKDAERYSALIAKLGLRK from the coding sequence ATGTCGATCACTCCGGAGCGCAAGGAAGCGCTCATCACCGAACATGCCCGCCAGTCGGGCGACACCGGCAGCCCCGAGGTCCAGGTCGCGATACTGACCGACCGGATCGTCACGCTGACCGAACATTTCAAGACGCATGCCAAGGACAATCATTCGCGCCGCGGGCTGCTGATGATGGTCAACAAGCGGCGCTCGCTGCTCGACTATCTCAAGAAGAAGGACGCCGAGCGGTATTCGGCGCTGATCGCGAAGCTGGGTCTTCGCAAGTGA
- the truB gene encoding tRNA pseudouridine(55) synthase TruB, whose protein sequence is MHGWIILDKPLGLGSTQGVSAVKRALRQGGYPKVKVGHGGTLDPLATGVLPIALGEATKLAGRMLDASKVYEFTIGFGTQTDTLDAEGTAIATSDVRPTLADVEAVLPRFTGPIEQMPPAYSALKVDGERAYDLARAGAEVVLATRAVTVFSLVHSSGAEEQVDKVTLTAHVSKGTYIRSLARDIALALGTVGSVTMLRRTRAGPFGLDHAISLDKLNQSATARALEDILLPLRAGLDDIPALSLSPDQAGLLRQGRVLIGIAADDGRYFAIADDVPVALVEVSGRQVRVVRGFNL, encoded by the coding sequence ATGCACGGCTGGATCATCCTCGACAAACCGCTCGGGCTCGGCTCCACGCAGGGGGTAAGCGCGGTCAAGCGCGCGTTGCGTCAGGGCGGCTATCCCAAGGTGAAGGTCGGGCACGGCGGGACACTCGATCCGCTGGCGACCGGCGTGCTGCCGATCGCATTGGGCGAGGCGACCAAGCTCGCCGGGCGGATGCTCGACGCGAGCAAGGTGTATGAGTTTACGATCGGGTTCGGGACGCAGACCGACACGCTCGACGCCGAGGGGACCGCGATCGCGACGAGCGACGTGCGGCCGACCTTGGCGGACGTCGAAGCGGTACTGCCGCGCTTCACCGGACCGATCGAGCAGATGCCGCCGGCCTATTCCGCGCTCAAGGTCGATGGCGAGCGGGCCTATGATCTGGCGCGGGCCGGGGCGGAGGTGGTGCTGGCGACCCGCGCGGTGACGGTGTTTTCGCTGGTGCATAGCTCCGGCGCGGAGGAGCAAGTCGACAAGGTCACCCTCACCGCCCATGTCTCCAAGGGCACCTATATCCGCAGCCTGGCGCGCGACATCGCGCTTGCGCTCGGCACGGTCGGGTCGGTGACGATGCTCCGCCGCACCCGAGCCGGGCCGTTCGGGCTCGACCACGCGATTTCGCTGGACAAACTGAACCAATCCGCTACTGCCCGCGCGCTTGAAGACATCCTCCTGCCGTTGAGGGCGGGGCTGGACGACATCCCGGCTCTATCCCTCTCCCCCGATCAGGCAGGGCTGCTCCGCCAGGGGCGGGTGTTGATCGGGATCGCTGCCGACGATGGCCGATATTTCGCGATTGCGGACGATGTCCCGGTCGCGCTGGTAGAGGTTTCGGGCCGTCAGGTCCGTGTCGTCCGTGGCTTCAACCTCTAA
- a CDS encoding TIGR01244 family sulfur transferase has protein sequence MDIRPITDRIAVAPQIQPGDVASLAADGYTAIVNNRPDGEDAGQPSGDAIRAAAESAGLAYTAIPITHAGFSLPQVDAMTAAIDASEGKLLAYCRSGTRSCNLWALAATKAGDEPDAIVAMGQAAGYDLTGIRPLLDQLGSAR, from the coding sequence ATGGACATTCGACCGATTACCGACCGCATTGCGGTCGCACCGCAAATCCAGCCGGGCGACGTCGCAAGCCTCGCCGCCGACGGCTACACCGCGATCGTCAACAACCGCCCCGATGGCGAGGATGCGGGCCAGCCGAGCGGCGACGCGATCCGCGCCGCCGCCGAGAGCGCGGGGCTGGCCTATACCGCGATCCCGATCACCCATGCCGGGTTCTCGTTGCCGCAGGTCGATGCGATGACCGCCGCAATCGATGCCAGCGAGGGCAAGCTGCTTGCCTATTGCCGTTCGGGAACGCGTTCGTGCAATTTGTGGGCGCTGGCGGCTACCAAGGCGGGCGACGAGCCCGATGCGATCGTCGCGATGGGGCAGGCGGCGGGGTACGACCTGACCGGTATCCGACCGTTACTCGACCAATTGGGCTCGGCGCGGTGA
- the pnp gene encoding polyribonucleotide nucleotidyltransferase, producing the protein MFDTKTVSIEWGGQTLTLETGRVARQADGAVMATLGETVVLCAVTAARSVKEGQDFFPLTVHYQEKFSAAGRIPGGFFKRERGATEKETLTSRLIDRPIRPLFPEGFYNEINVICQVLSYDGENEPDILAMVAASAALTISGVPFMGPIGAARIGYVDGEYILNPNSTQIKEGDLDLVVAATGNAVMMVESEAKELSEDVMLGAVQVAHKACREAANAIIDLAEQAAKEPWELAPVADKSATLAKLDAAIGKDIAAAYKLTNKSERQNALNEARAKAREVFADLQESDPAQYLGTLKLVKKLEANIVRNAILKDGTRIDGRTTTQIRPIEAMVHFLPRAHGSALFTRGETQAICTTTLGTKDAEQMIDGLDGLSYSNFMLHYNFPPYSVGEVGRFGAPGRREVGHGKLAWRALHPVLPSKDEFPYTIRVLSDITESNGSSSMATVCGGSLAMMDAGVPLKRPVSGIAMGLILEGKDFAVISDILGDEDHLGDMDFKVAGTSEGITTMQMDIKIAGITEEIMRKALAQAKEGRAHILGEMAKALDHTREELSAHAPRIETLQIDKSKIRDVIGTGGKVIREIVATTGAKVDIDDEGVIKVSSSDTAQIDAAIAWIKGIVEEAEVGKIYDGKVVNLVDFGAFVNFMGGKDGLVHVSEIKNERVEKVSDVLSEGQAVKVKVLEIDPRGKVRLSMRVVDQETGAELEDTRPAREPREGGDRGPRGPRRDGDGGRGRGPGGGGERGSGDRGPRRDRGPRDDSRGPRRDEGAKDDGGDIGLPSFITEN; encoded by the coding sequence ATGTTCGATACCAAAACCGTAAGCATCGAGTGGGGCGGACAGACCCTGACGCTCGAAACCGGCCGCGTTGCGCGGCAGGCCGATGGCGCCGTCATGGCGACGCTCGGCGAGACCGTCGTGCTGTGCGCCGTCACCGCCGCACGCTCGGTCAAGGAAGGGCAGGACTTCTTCCCGCTCACCGTCCACTATCAGGAAAAATTCTCGGCTGCGGGCCGCATTCCCGGCGGCTTCTTCAAGCGCGAGCGCGGCGCGACCGAAAAGGAAACGCTGACCAGCCGTCTGATCGACCGTCCGATCCGCCCGCTGTTCCCGGAAGGATTCTATAACGAGATCAACGTGATCTGTCAGGTTCTCAGCTATGACGGCGAGAACGAGCCCGATATCCTCGCGATGGTCGCGGCATCGGCGGCGCTGACGATTTCGGGCGTTCCCTTCATGGGCCCGATCGGCGCGGCGCGCATCGGCTATGTCGACGGCGAATATATCCTCAACCCTAACTCGACCCAGATCAAGGAAGGCGATCTAGACCTAGTCGTCGCCGCCACCGGCAATGCCGTGATGATGGTCGAATCCGAAGCCAAGGAGCTTTCGGAAGACGTCATGCTCGGCGCGGTCCAGGTCGCGCACAAGGCGTGCCGCGAAGCCGCCAACGCGATCATCGATCTTGCCGAACAGGCCGCCAAGGAGCCGTGGGAACTCGCTCCCGTCGCCGACAAGTCGGCCACGCTCGCCAAGCTTGACGCCGCGATCGGCAAGGACATCGCCGCCGCATACAAGCTGACCAACAAGTCGGAGCGCCAGAACGCGCTCAACGAAGCGCGCGCCAAGGCGCGCGAGGTGTTCGCCGACCTGCAGGAAAGCGATCCCGCGCAATATCTCGGCACGCTAAAGCTGGTGAAGAAGCTGGAAGCGAACATCGTGCGCAACGCCATCCTCAAGGACGGTACGCGCATCGACGGCCGCACCACCACCCAGATCCGTCCGATCGAGGCGATGGTGCACTTCCTGCCGCGCGCGCACGGCTCGGCGCTGTTCACCCGCGGCGAAACGCAGGCGATCTGCACGACCACGCTGGGCACCAAGGATGCCGAGCAGATGATCGATGGCCTCGATGGCCTCAGCTACTCGAACTTCATGCTGCACTATAACTTCCCGCCCTATTCGGTCGGTGAAGTCGGCCGCTTCGGTGCGCCTGGCCGCCGCGAAGTCGGTCACGGCAAGCTCGCCTGGCGCGCGCTGCACCCGGTGCTGCCGAGCAAGGACGAGTTCCCGTACACGATCCGCGTCCTGTCGGACATCACCGAGTCGAACGGATCGTCGTCGATGGCGACGGTGTGCGGCGGTTCGCTGGCGATGATGGACGCGGGCGTTCCCTTGAAGCGTCCGGTGTCGGGCATCGCGATGGGCCTTATCCTCGAAGGCAAGGACTTTGCGGTGATCAGCGACATCCTCGGCGACGAGGATCATCTCGGCGACATGGACTTCAAGGTCGCGGGCACGTCCGAGGGCATCACCACGATGCAGATGGACATCAAGATCGCGGGCATCACCGAAGAGATCATGCGCAAGGCGCTGGCGCAGGCCAAGGAAGGCCGCGCGCACATCCTGGGCGAGATGGCCAAGGCGCTCGACCACACCCGCGAGGAGCTGTCGGCACACGCGCCGCGCATCGAGACGCTGCAGATCGACAAGTCGAAGATCCGCGACGTCATCGGCACCGGCGGCAAGGTAATCCGCGAGATCGTCGCGACGACCGGAGCCAAGGTCGACATCGACGACGAGGGCGTCATCAAGGTCTCGTCGTCCGACACCGCGCAGATCGACGCGGCGATCGCGTGGATCAAGGGCATCGTCGAGGAAGCCGAGGTCGGCAAGATCTATGACGGCAAGGTCGTCAACCTCGTCGACTTCGGCGCGTTCGTGAACTTCATGGGCGGCAAGGACGGCCTGGTCCATGTCTCGGAGATCAAGAACGAGCGGGTCGAGAAGGTCAGCGACGTGCTGAGCGAAGGCCAGGCGGTCAAGGTCAAGGTGCTCGAGATCGATCCGCGCGGCAAGGTGCGCCTGTCGATGCGCGTCGTCGATCAGGAGACCGGCGCCGAGCTGGAAGACACCCGCCCGGCCCGCGAACCGCGTGAGGGCGGCGATCGTGGTCCGCGCGGCCCGCGCCGTGACGGCGACGGCGGCCGTGGCCGTGGTCCAGGCGGCGGCGGCGAGCGTGGCTCGGGTGATCGTGGCCCGCGCCGCGACCGCGGCCCGCGCGACGACAGCCGCGGCCCGCGTCGCGACGAAGGTGCCAAGGACGATGGCGGCGACATCGGCCTGCCTTCGTTCATTACCGAGAACTGA